In one Streptomyces sp. NBC_01288 genomic region, the following are encoded:
- a CDS encoding NAD(P)-binding domain-containing protein yields MYDLLVVGAGPYGLSIASHAAAAGLNLRVFGRPMASWRDHMPRGMFLKSEPWASNLSDPEGRWPLDVYCATQGVEARHGEPIPVEMFASYGLWFARNAVPEVDERTVERIAPVPGGFEAVTDDGTVLHARTVALAVGVMPFVEIPSALRGLGRTLVSHSSHHSTLDDFRGKDVTVIGGGQAALETAALLAEQGTRVRVLARADELCWNDVPPAWERPWWQSARSPHSGLGPGWRNWFYSERPDLFRRLPESTRARIAADALGPAGAWWVRDRVEPAVEVLLGHEVAAADVVPGGVRLETVGREGGTRILDTEHVIAATGFKATANRLGLLSSELRGSLATVGDGSPEVGRDFESSHPGLFMAGLVTASGFGPAMRFVHGATYTAGALVRGVERRLHSEPRGGMIPAPGRRSTPAFVRR; encoded by the coding sequence ATGTACGACCTGCTGGTGGTGGGCGCGGGCCCGTACGGCCTGTCCATCGCGTCCCACGCCGCGGCCGCGGGGCTGAACCTGCGCGTCTTCGGCCGGCCGATGGCGTCCTGGCGCGACCACATGCCCCGGGGCATGTTCCTCAAGTCGGAGCCCTGGGCCTCCAACCTGTCCGATCCTGAGGGCCGTTGGCCGCTCGACGTGTACTGCGCGACCCAGGGCGTGGAGGCCCGGCACGGGGAGCCGATCCCGGTCGAGATGTTCGCCTCGTACGGCCTGTGGTTCGCGCGCAACGCCGTCCCGGAGGTGGACGAGCGGACGGTGGAGCGGATCGCGCCGGTGCCGGGCGGCTTCGAGGCGGTGACCGACGACGGCACGGTGCTGCACGCCCGGACCGTCGCCCTCGCGGTCGGTGTCATGCCGTTCGTCGAAATCCCGTCCGCGCTCAGGGGGTTGGGCCGGACCCTCGTCTCGCACAGCAGCCACCACAGCACGCTGGACGACTTCCGCGGCAAGGACGTCACGGTGATCGGCGGTGGCCAGGCGGCACTGGAGACGGCGGCCCTGCTCGCCGAACAAGGCACGCGGGTACGGGTGTTGGCACGCGCCGACGAACTCTGCTGGAACGACGTGCCGCCCGCGTGGGAGCGCCCGTGGTGGCAGTCGGCCCGCTCCCCGCACAGCGGCCTGGGCCCCGGCTGGCGCAACTGGTTCTACTCCGAGCGCCCCGACCTCTTCCGCCGTCTCCCGGAGTCGACCCGGGCCCGGATCGCGGCCGACGCCCTTGGTCCGGCCGGTGCTTGGTGGGTGCGGGACCGGGTCGAACCGGCGGTGGAGGTGCTCCTCGGCCACGAGGTCGCGGCGGCCGACGTGGTGCCGGGCGGGGTCCGCCTGGAGACGGTGGGCCGGGAGGGCGGTACGCGGATCCTGGACACCGAACACGTCATCGCGGCAACGGGGTTCAAGGCGACGGCCAACCGACTCGGGCTGCTCTCCAGCGAGTTGAGGGGTTCCCTGGCCACGGTGGGCGACGGTTCCCCCGAGGTCGGCCGGGACTTCGAGTCCTCGCACCCCGGCCTCTTCATGGCGGGCCTGGTGACGGCCTCGGGCTTCGGCCCGGCGATGCGCTTCGTGCACGGCGCCACGTACACGGCGGGCGCGCTGGTGCGGGGAGTCGAACGCCGGCTGCACTCGGAACCGCGCGGCGGCATGATCCCGGCCCCGGGACGACGGAGCACGCCGGCCTTCGTACGGCGCTGA
- a CDS encoding carboxylate--amine ligase: MSLLDIRVPAVLLRIDRNPFHHGTLGAVRSLGRAGVEVHVVADSAGSPVRSSRFVCQMHPPPAPGASPGEIAGALRRVAARIARPAVLIPMDDASAVAVGRLGDELAPSYLLPQQPGALSERVADKAELAALCAAADIPHPVTLIPESPAQAASAAWQLGLPVVAKWSRPWLVPAGTGLRSTVVVHSAQEARELFLRADEAGSRLLLQAFLPSGSDRDWFFHGYADRSGAVRGGGSGRKQRAWPRGAGLTAVGRWTPNPQVQALAERLTASLGYRGIFDLDFRRCGTTGSYHLLDFNPRPGAQFRLFADSAGLDVVRALHLDLTHRPLPDGSPRPGRSFVVENYAPLSALRPALGGRELAWHAPDDPGPGRAMWGLWGLHVLRKVRERLGGPAPVVRTAEARVVRQAGESHPNGPAKPAELSKLTELTDDEKASSC, translated from the coding sequence GTGTCGCTGCTCGACATCCGTGTCCCCGCAGTTCTGTTGCGGATCGACCGGAATCCCTTTCACCACGGAACGCTGGGTGCCGTGCGTTCGCTGGGCCGGGCGGGAGTGGAGGTGCATGTGGTCGCCGACTCCGCCGGAAGTCCCGTGCGCAGCTCCCGCTTTGTCTGCCAGATGCATCCCCCGCCGGCGCCCGGCGCGTCTCCCGGCGAGATCGCCGGCGCGCTCCGGCGGGTCGCGGCGCGGATCGCGCGTCCGGCCGTACTGATCCCGATGGACGACGCGAGTGCCGTCGCAGTCGGCCGGCTCGGCGATGAACTCGCCCCCTCCTATCTGCTGCCGCAGCAGCCCGGCGCGCTGTCCGAACGGGTCGCGGACAAGGCCGAACTGGCCGCCCTGTGCGCGGCGGCGGACATCCCGCACCCGGTGACGCTGATCCCGGAGAGCCCGGCGCAGGCGGCGAGCGCCGCCTGGCAACTCGGGCTGCCGGTGGTCGCGAAGTGGAGCCGGCCCTGGCTGGTGCCGGCCGGGACCGGGCTGCGCAGCACCGTGGTGGTGCACAGCGCGCAGGAGGCGCGCGAGCTGTTCCTGCGCGCCGACGAGGCGGGCAGCCGACTGCTGTTGCAGGCGTTCCTGCCGTCCGGCTCCGACCGCGACTGGTTCTTCCACGGGTACGCCGACCGGTCCGGTGCCGTGCGCGGCGGCGGATCCGGTCGCAAGCAGCGGGCCTGGCCGCGTGGCGCGGGGCTGACGGCGGTGGGCCGCTGGACGCCCAACCCGCAGGTGCAGGCGCTGGCCGAGCGGCTCACCGCCTCGCTCGGCTACCGCGGCATCTTCGACCTGGACTTCCGCCGCTGCGGCACGACCGGGAGCTATCACCTGCTCGACTTCAACCCGCGGCCCGGCGCCCAGTTCCGGCTCTTCGCCGACTCCGCGGGCCTGGACGTCGTCCGCGCCCTGCACCTGGATCTGACCCACCGTCCGCTGCCGGACGGGTCGCCGCGGCCGGGGCGGTCGTTCGTGGTGGAGAACTACGCGCCGCTCAGCGCGCTGCGCCCGGCGCTCGGCGGACGCGAGCTGGCCTGGCACGCACCGGACGACCCGGGTCCGGGCCGCGCGATGTGGGGCCTGTGGGGCCTGCATGTGCTGCGCAAGGTGCGGGAGCGGCTGGGCGGACCGGCCCCGGTGGTGCGTACGGCGGAGGCACGGGTGGTCCGGCAGGCGGGCGAGAGTCACCCCAACGGGCCTGCCAAACCAGCCGAGTTGAGCAAGTTGACCGAGTTGACCGATGACGAGAAAGCGAGCAGCTGCTGA
- a CDS encoding glycoside hydrolase family 26 protein, producing the protein MAPQQRRSRTARLAFIAATVAASAAFASGPGFAAGVTRVTDPPAPATTPAVVEPTKTPEPKQAPAFGAFLDSGARGVARMAALSSWLGGAELRVGHTYLPGNHWSDIEGAPGLLDVWADWRTEKSDRMLVLNVPMQEHNEDGVSDWQVRQLLQQGAAGQFDQHFKALAERLVDLKVPDTVIVLGWEMNGTTYTSRCGPDPEAWKKYWNRIVTTMRSVPGQKFRFDFDPTRGRDAVPWTQCYPGDDTVDIVGMDSYDQPSGLTFDEQVKEPYGLQAHVDFAKSHGKPISYPEWGLFRNGDNAEYMKRMLAWMDEHKPLYNTVTDYCPHGVWQCSENPKSSQVYRSVLFGRTEDPTTTPTEPTAPVTPTAPVTPEPTKPTTPTAPPTPAHPANCSPVELGDWVEYWLGGKLCVKFDWWQRDR; encoded by the coding sequence ATGGCCCCACAGCAGCGACGGTCCCGAACCGCCCGGCTGGCCTTCATCGCGGCTACGGTCGCCGCGTCGGCGGCTTTCGCGTCGGGTCCCGGGTTCGCGGCGGGGGTGACGCGGGTCACCGATCCGCCTGCTCCCGCGACCACCCCGGCTGTCGTAGAACCCACCAAGACCCCCGAGCCGAAGCAGGCTCCCGCGTTCGGGGCCTTCCTCGACTCCGGGGCCCGGGGCGTGGCCCGGATGGCGGCGCTCAGCAGTTGGCTGGGCGGTGCCGAACTGCGCGTCGGCCACACCTACCTGCCCGGCAACCACTGGAGCGACATCGAGGGCGCCCCCGGTCTCCTCGACGTGTGGGCGGACTGGCGTACCGAGAAGTCCGACCGGATGCTCGTCCTCAACGTGCCGATGCAGGAGCACAACGAGGACGGTGTCTCCGACTGGCAGGTGCGGCAGCTGCTCCAGCAGGGCGCGGCCGGTCAGTTCGATCAGCACTTCAAGGCCCTCGCCGAGCGGCTGGTCGACCTGAAGGTGCCGGACACGGTGATCGTGCTCGGCTGGGAGATGAACGGCACCACGTACACCTCTCGTTGCGGGCCGGACCCGGAGGCCTGGAAGAAGTACTGGAACAGGATCGTCACCACGATGCGCTCGGTGCCGGGCCAGAAATTCCGGTTCGACTTCGATCCGACCCGTGGCCGGGACGCCGTTCCCTGGACGCAGTGTTATCCGGGGGACGACACGGTCGACATCGTCGGAATGGATTCGTACGACCAGCCGTCCGGGCTGACGTTCGACGAACAGGTGAAAGAGCCCTACGGACTTCAGGCACATGTGGACTTCGCCAAATCCCACGGCAAGCCCATTTCCTATCCTGAATGGGGACTCTTCCGAAACGGCGACAACGCGGAGTACATGAAGCGCATGCTCGCCTGGATGGACGAGCACAAGCCGCTGTACAACACGGTCACCGACTACTGCCCGCACGGTGTGTGGCAGTGCTCCGAGAACCCGAAGTCGTCCCAGGTCTACCGCTCGGTCCTGTTCGGCCGCACCGAGGACCCGACCACGACCCCGACCGAGCCCACGGCACCCGTGACACCCACGGCCCCGGTCACCCCGGAACCGACCAAGCCGACCACGCCCACCGCACCGCCCACCCCGGCGCACCCGGCCAACTGCTCGCCGGTCGAGCTGGGCGACTGGGTGGAGTACTGGCTCGGCGGGAAGCTGTGCGTGAAGTTCGACTGGTGGCAGCGCGACCGCTGA
- a CDS encoding GNAT family N-acetyltransferase gives MTPVYSTELVTDAQEFAELSPAWGRLYQKCGAATPFQSHAWLHSWWLSYGRTGRLRLLVVRDGRELVAAAPLMLVRRPVPSLVPLGGAISDYGDVLLDDDHGDPAVAALTEGLASAARTALIDFREVRPGGAVERVYDRWRGPRRRVHDSLCLELPAVPMDELVARLPSSKAQRVRAKLRKLTALGVERHVVQPDGVDSALRRLLELHQLQWQGRKVTSEHLQTRFCEHLVRSVGPMVRSGDAVVTEFRLDEDVVAVDLTLLSPRLAGGYLYGAHPRLRERKADVAVMLLDACAEHTGVDGPRTLSLLRGDEPYKHHWRPEPVVNQRLLLARRRTAPLMGAVVCDVAARRRGKVLVRKWKERGGDGP, from the coding sequence GTGACACCGGTGTACTCGACCGAACTCGTCACCGACGCCCAGGAGTTCGCCGAACTCTCCCCGGCCTGGGGCCGGTTGTACCAGAAGTGCGGCGCGGCGACCCCGTTCCAGTCCCACGCCTGGCTGCACTCCTGGTGGCTGTCGTACGGCCGAACGGGCCGCCTGCGTCTGCTCGTCGTCCGCGACGGCCGCGAACTGGTCGCCGCCGCACCCCTGATGCTCGTACGACGCCCGGTGCCCTCGCTGGTCCCGCTCGGCGGCGCGATCTCCGACTACGGGGACGTCCTGCTGGACGACGACCACGGCGACCCGGCCGTCGCCGCGCTCACCGAGGGCCTCGCGTCCGCCGCCCGCACCGCGCTGATCGACTTCCGCGAGGTGCGCCCCGGCGGCGCGGTCGAGCGCGTCTACGACCGCTGGCGCGGCCCGCGCCGCCGCGTCCACGACTCGCTGTGCCTGGAGCTGCCCGCCGTACCGATGGACGAGCTGGTCGCCCGGCTCCCCTCCTCCAAGGCCCAGCGCGTCCGCGCCAAGCTCCGCAAACTGACCGCACTCGGCGTCGAGCGTCACGTCGTACAGCCGGACGGGGTGGACTCGGCGCTACGGCGGCTGCTGGAGCTGCATCAACTCCAGTGGCAGGGACGGAAGGTGACGTCCGAGCATCTCCAGACCCGGTTCTGCGAGCACCTGGTGCGCTCGGTCGGGCCGATGGTGCGCTCCGGGGACGCCGTCGTCACCGAGTTCCGGCTCGACGAGGACGTGGTCGCCGTAGATCTGACGTTGTTGTCGCCGCGGCTCGCGGGCGGTTATCTCTACGGCGCGCATCCGCGGCTGCGGGAGCGGAAGGCGGATGTGGCGGTGATGCTGCTCGACGCGTGCGCCGAGCACACCGGTGTCGACGGGCCCCGCACGCTGAGCCTGCTGCGCGGGGACGAGCCGTACAAGCATCACTGGCGGCCCGAACCGGTCGTCAACCAGCGGCTGTTGCTGGCCCGGCGGCGGACGGCGCCGCTGATGGGGGCGGTCGTCTGCGATGTCGCCGCGCGCCGGCGGGGCAAGGTGCTGGTGCGGAAGTGGAAGGAACGCGGTGGCGACGGACCGTGA
- a CDS encoding lipopolysaccharide biosynthesis protein encodes MTEIRQHLPLSRAKALPAWSLLAAGAVAGGLLGGAYGVVKSPTYTATSYVIAVPTDKADSATALGFAQAYGRVATQLAVLGDAQVWAGVPVKTLQSSVQTATSPDAPMVAVTATSSRADLAADMANAVSRSLTVHANDAKASTHVELQTFARAIKPAAPTSASAAVTGLVGASAGGLLGGLLLLVRPRRTTEETGRPASVPSPATAADVL; translated from the coding sequence ATGACCGAGATCCGACAGCACCTCCCCCTCAGCCGCGCGAAAGCCCTCCCGGCCTGGTCCCTCCTCGCGGCCGGCGCCGTGGCCGGCGGCCTGCTCGGCGGCGCGTACGGCGTCGTCAAGAGCCCGACGTACACGGCGACCAGCTACGTCATCGCCGTCCCCACCGACAAGGCCGACTCCGCGACCGCGCTCGGTTTCGCGCAGGCCTACGGCCGGGTCGCCACGCAGCTCGCGGTGCTCGGGGACGCGCAGGTGTGGGCGGGCGTGCCGGTGAAGACGCTCCAGTCGAGCGTGCAGACGGCGACCTCGCCGGACGCGCCGATGGTCGCCGTCACGGCCACCTCCTCGCGCGCCGACCTCGCCGCCGACATGGCCAACGCGGTGTCCCGCTCGCTGACCGTGCACGCGAACGACGCGAAGGCCTCGACCCACGTCGAACTCCAGACCTTCGCCCGCGCCATCAAGCCCGCCGCGCCCACCTCGGCCTCGGCCGCGGTGACCGGCCTGGTCGGCGCGAGCGCGGGCGGCCTGCTCGGCGGCCTGCTGCTGCTCGTCCGGCCGCGCCGGACCACCGAGGAGACCGGCCGCCCGGCCTCCGTGCCCAGCCCGGCCACCGCGGCCGACGTGCTGTGA
- a CDS encoding glycosyltransferase — translation MKALHIITGLGVGGAEQQLRLLIRHLPVDCDVVTLTNPGAVANGLTADGVRVHHLGMTGNRDLAALPRLVGIIRTGRYDLVHTHLYRACVYGRLAARIAGVKAIVATEHSLGDSQMEGHGLSTGVRALYLASERLGRSTVAVSPTVAERLKRWGVPGPRIEVVPNGIDLARFRFDPAQRLRTRQRLGLPEGAYVVGGIGRLAAGKRFDVLIRALAQLPSDYWLLLVGGGTEENLLRRTAHEYGVADRVLFTGERPYTPDGSPGPDLPSLTAAMDLLASPSPEEAFGLAVVEGLASGLPVLYASCPAIEDLPPQAATAARRVQGGPEVFARALAAARAQGPRPRTAPDAAHHYCITRSAAQLMDVYAAAVSTSSPSPAPQGASSS, via the coding sequence ATGAAGGCCCTGCACATCATCACCGGGCTCGGCGTCGGCGGTGCCGAGCAGCAACTGCGGCTGCTCATCCGGCACTTGCCGGTCGACTGCGACGTCGTGACGCTCACCAACCCGGGCGCGGTCGCCAACGGCCTGACCGCCGACGGGGTCCGCGTCCACCACCTCGGCATGACCGGCAACCGCGACCTCGCCGCCCTCCCCCGCCTGGTCGGAATCATCCGCACCGGCCGCTACGACCTCGTCCACACCCACCTCTACCGCGCCTGCGTCTACGGCCGACTCGCCGCCCGGATCGCGGGCGTGAAGGCGATCGTCGCCACCGAACACTCCCTGGGCGACTCGCAGATGGAGGGCCACGGCCTCAGCACCGGGGTCCGCGCCCTGTACCTCGCCAGCGAGCGCCTGGGCCGCTCCACGGTCGCCGTCTCCCCCACGGTCGCCGAACGCCTGAAGCGCTGGGGCGTGCCGGGGCCGCGCATCGAAGTGGTCCCGAACGGCATCGACCTGGCCCGCTTCCGCTTCGACCCGGCGCAACGCCTGCGCACCCGGCAACGGCTCGGCCTGCCCGAGGGCGCGTACGTCGTCGGCGGCATCGGCCGCCTCGCCGCCGGGAAACGCTTCGACGTCCTGATCCGCGCCCTGGCCCAACTCCCCTCCGACTACTGGCTGTTGCTGGTAGGCGGCGGCACCGAGGAGAACCTCCTGCGCCGTACGGCCCACGAGTACGGGGTCGCCGACCGGGTGCTGTTCACCGGCGAGCGCCCCTACACGCCCGACGGCTCACCGGGCCCCGACCTGCCCTCCCTCACCGCCGCCATGGACCTGCTCGCCTCGCCGTCCCCCGAGGAGGCCTTCGGCCTGGCGGTCGTAGAAGGTCTGGCGTCCGGGCTGCCCGTGCTCTACGCCTCCTGTCCCGCCATCGAGGACCTCCCCCCGCAGGCCGCGACCGCCGCCCGGCGTGTGCAGGGCGGCCCCGAGGTCTTCGCCCGCGCGCTGGCGGCGGCCCGCGCGCAGGGCCCGCGTCCGCGCACCGCCCCGGACGCCGCCCACCACTACTGCATCACCCGCAGCGCCGCCCAACTCATGGACGTGTACGCGGCCGCGGTCTCCACCTCGTCGCCGTCCCCCGCACCCCAGGGAGCCAGTTCCTCATGA
- a CDS encoding polysaccharide deacetylase family protein codes for MAAPVDSPTTGRRATGPVPWVAMYHSVGDCSDDPYRITVTPDRLEQQLSWLRRRGLRGVSMADLIAARARGEGHGLVGLTFDDGYADFVTNALPLLARWDCGATLFVLPGRLDGDNAWDPLGPRKPLLTADGIRQAAAEGVEIGSHGLTHVDLTKADDATLHAEVAESRSRLQELVNSPVDGFCYPYGTIDARAVDAVREAGYAYACAIDPGDLNGPHALPRVHIGQNDTAVRLFLKYRLHRLRRRPVEGLA; via the coding sequence ATGGCCGCTCCCGTTGATTCCCCGACCACCGGCAGACGCGCCACGGGCCCGGTCCCGTGGGTGGCGATGTACCACTCCGTGGGCGACTGCTCCGACGACCCCTACCGCATCACGGTCACCCCCGACCGCCTTGAGCAGCAGCTGAGTTGGCTGCGCCGGCGCGGCCTGCGGGGCGTGTCCATGGCCGACCTGATCGCCGCCCGCGCCCGGGGCGAGGGCCACGGCCTGGTCGGCCTCACCTTCGACGACGGGTACGCGGACTTCGTCACCAACGCCCTTCCCCTGCTGGCCCGTTGGGACTGCGGCGCCACCCTCTTCGTCCTCCCCGGGCGCCTCGACGGCGACAACGCCTGGGACCCGCTGGGCCCGCGCAAACCCCTCCTCACCGCCGACGGCATCCGCCAAGCGGCCGCCGAGGGCGTGGAGATCGGCTCCCACGGCCTGACCCACGTCGACCTCACGAAGGCGGACGACGCCACCCTGCACGCCGAGGTCGCCGAAAGCCGTTCCCGGCTACAGGAGTTGGTCAACTCCCCGGTCGACGGCTTCTGTTACCCCTACGGCACGATCGACGCCCGCGCCGTCGACGCCGTACGCGAGGCCGGTTACGCCTACGCCTGCGCCATCGACCCCGGCGACCTCAACGGCCCGCACGCACTCCCCCGCGTCCACATCGGCCAGAACGACACCGCCGTACGCCTCTTCCTCAAGTACCGGCTGCACCGCCTGCGCCGGCGTCCGGTGGAGGGCCTCGCATGA
- the murJ gene encoding murein biosynthesis integral membrane protein MurJ codes for MTVKPPTQAGTTPLKGRGELRDQPPRRSTHPPTDTTQIPTPTPSPEHTPASEPRGFLAKAALITAVLSITGSLLGLARDQALARLFGAGSETDAFLVAWTIPEFAATLLIEDGLAFALIPAFSMALARRAQGAPGDPVRSLVATTLPRLTLAFIAVSALLIGTAPYLVEALAPGLPNPALAISCTRITATCVLTFGLAGYCSAALRAHRHFVAPAAIYVAYNIGIIAGMYAFGAHWGVRSAALGVAGGGVLMVLTQLPALWRQLTSHKPTTPDTGPAEPRPMNLALMATVLLFALCRQSQVLIERFLASHLPAGAISHLNYAQKVAQMPMVLSLMLCTVTFPVVARALAEGDTEKARDRVERDLALAACLVLLGAAVVIACAPQIIQLLFQRGAFTAHDTAATAGVMRVYALGLLGQTLVGVLVRSYFSAGRPTWYPVGAMAAGIVVTTWIGAWAVGPWGVIGIAVANATGITFTALLLLYGSGSRSVPLRTRQVLIELSRPVRAAVVATIAGAFVAHALPSPLLGLTVGCTTVTVVFVLLGWALGAQGFAPALETVRSITRRLSHGRSR; via the coding sequence ATGACGGTGAAGCCTCCGACACAGGCCGGCACCACCCCCCTCAAGGGGCGCGGGGAACTGCGCGACCAGCCCCCACGGCGCAGCACCCACCCACCCACCGACACCACGCAGATCCCCACCCCAACCCCCTCGCCAGAACACACCCCGGCCTCAGAACCCCGCGGCTTCCTGGCCAAAGCCGCACTGATCACCGCCGTCCTGTCCATCACCGGCTCCCTCCTGGGCCTCGCACGAGACCAGGCCCTGGCCCGCCTCTTCGGCGCCGGCAGCGAAACAGACGCCTTCCTCGTCGCCTGGACGATCCCGGAATTCGCCGCCACCCTCCTGATCGAGGACGGCCTCGCCTTCGCCCTGATCCCGGCCTTCAGCATGGCCCTCGCCCGCAGAGCCCAAGGCGCCCCCGGCGACCCGGTCCGCTCCCTGGTAGCAACGACCCTCCCCCGCCTGACCCTGGCCTTCATCGCGGTATCGGCCCTCCTCATCGGCACAGCCCCCTACCTGGTCGAAGCCCTGGCCCCCGGCCTCCCCAACCCCGCCCTCGCCATCAGCTGCACCCGCATCACCGCCACCTGCGTGCTCACCTTCGGCCTCGCCGGCTACTGCAGCGCGGCCCTCCGCGCGCACCGCCACTTCGTAGCCCCGGCGGCGATCTACGTGGCGTACAACATCGGCATCATCGCCGGGATGTACGCCTTCGGCGCCCACTGGGGCGTCCGCTCGGCGGCCCTCGGCGTGGCCGGCGGCGGCGTCCTGATGGTGCTGACCCAACTCCCCGCCCTGTGGCGCCAGTTGACGAGCCACAAGCCCACCACCCCGGACACGGGCCCCGCCGAACCCCGCCCGATGAACCTCGCCCTGATGGCCACCGTGCTGCTCTTCGCACTCTGCCGCCAGTCCCAGGTCCTCATCGAACGCTTCCTCGCCTCGCACCTCCCGGCCGGCGCCATCTCGCACCTGAACTACGCGCAGAAGGTCGCCCAGATGCCGATGGTGCTCTCGCTGATGCTGTGCACGGTCACCTTCCCGGTGGTCGCGCGGGCGCTCGCCGAGGGCGACACGGAGAAGGCCCGCGACCGCGTGGAGCGCGACCTCGCGCTCGCCGCCTGCCTGGTACTGCTCGGCGCCGCCGTGGTGATCGCCTGCGCCCCGCAGATCATCCAACTCCTCTTCCAGCGCGGCGCGTTCACCGCCCACGACACCGCCGCGACGGCCGGCGTGATGCGCGTGTACGCCCTCGGACTGCTCGGCCAGACCCTGGTCGGCGTCCTGGTCCGCTCCTACTTCTCGGCGGGCCGCCCCACCTGGTACCCGGTCGGCGCGATGGCCGCCGGCATCGTCGTGACCACCTGGATCGGCGCCTGGGCGGTCGGCCCCTGGGGTGTCATCGGCATCGCCGTCGCCAACGCCACCGGCATCACCTTCACCGCGCTGCTCCTGCTCTACGGCTCGGGCTCGCGCAGTGTCCCGCTCCGCACCCGGCAGGTCCTGATCGAGCTGAGCCGGCCGGTGCGCGCGGCCGTGGTCGCGACGATCGCGGGGGCGTTCGTGGCCCACGCGCTGCCCTCGCCGCTGCTCGGTCTCACCGTCGGCTGCACGACCGTCACCGTCGTCTTCGTCCTGCTCGGCTGGGCCCTGGGCGCCCAGGGCTTCGCACCCGCACTGGAAACCGTACGCTCGATCACACGAAGGCTCTCGCATGGCCGCTCCCGTTGA
- a CDS encoding O-antigen ligase family protein, producing MLRRVRVFAPVLPVIAVIALLGLPLTPGEGGAGPADAVSGLVVLYCGIRLLRDRSRPLTPTAVAVMGLPVLGLSIAAMGASSPGAGLSGLGRYLQIFVLVPAAVVLLIRDRRDFRLLAWSFVSLALWQGAIGVKQYVTATGASYQGEDIRAVGTFGPTDVMGMATVVSFGLICALALALGRNDARQRAVAAACAFALLIPLALSFSRGAWIATAATCAIQLALAGLRRALKVAAAVTAAGIVLVGGFGVGTAMLQERIDSITQVTDAPDQSVIDRYTMWAAATAMWREHPLTGVGLKGFPEHRDGNASLALSSGSDTEGAGAAFLKQPLLSPHNMYLLVLSEQGLLGLVTLAGSWLALLVCALRGLFRVHRAKLPGLDCALVSTGLLTWQLIDFMYADIGGPSTVLTAVVFGVAAWWSLVGATAENRPAATTPMPITAERAMSQ from the coding sequence GTGCTGCGCCGCGTCCGCGTGTTCGCCCCCGTCCTCCCGGTCATCGCCGTGATCGCCCTGCTCGGCCTGCCGCTCACCCCGGGCGAGGGCGGCGCGGGCCCGGCCGACGCGGTCTCCGGCCTGGTCGTGCTGTACTGCGGCATCCGGCTCCTCCGCGACCGCAGCCGCCCCCTGACCCCAACTGCCGTAGCCGTCATGGGACTTCCGGTCCTCGGCCTGTCTATCGCCGCGATGGGCGCGTCCTCACCGGGCGCGGGCCTGAGCGGCCTGGGCCGCTACCTCCAGATCTTCGTACTGGTCCCCGCGGCGGTCGTCCTCCTGATCCGCGACCGCCGCGACTTCCGCCTCCTGGCCTGGTCGTTCGTGTCCCTCGCGCTGTGGCAGGGCGCGATCGGCGTCAAGCAGTACGTCACTGCGACCGGCGCCTCCTACCAAGGCGAGGACATCCGCGCGGTGGGCACCTTCGGCCCGACCGACGTGATGGGCATGGCGACGGTCGTGTCCTTCGGCCTGATCTGCGCGCTGGCCCTGGCCCTGGGCCGAAATGACGCGCGGCAAAGGGCAGTTGCCGCCGCCTGCGCCTTCGCCCTGCTGATCCCCCTGGCCCTCTCCTTCAGCCGAGGCGCGTGGATCGCCACGGCCGCGACCTGCGCGATCCAACTGGCCCTGGCCGGCCTGCGCCGCGCTCTGAAGGTGGCGGCCGCGGTGACGGCGGCCGGCATCGTCCTGGTGGGCGGCTTCGGCGTCGGTACGGCGATGCTCCAGGAGCGGATCGACAGCATCACCCAAGTCACCGACGCCCCCGACCAGTCGGTGATCGACCGCTACACGATGTGGGCGGCGGCAACAGCGATGTGGCGCGAACACCCGCTGACCGGCGTCGGTTTGAAGGGCTTCCCCGAACACCGGGACGGCAACGCGTCATTGGCCCTCTCCTCGGGCAGCGACACGGAGGGAGCGGGCGCCGCCTTCCTCAAACAGCCCCTCCTCTCCCCCCACAACATGTACCTCCTGGTCCTCAGCGAACAGGGCCTCCTCGGCCTGGTCACCCTGGCAGGCAGCTGGCTGGCCCTCCTGGTCTGCGCCCTGCGCGGCCTCTTCCGCGTCCACCGCGCCAAACTCCCGGGCCTGGACTGCGCGTTGGTCTCCACCGGCCTCCTGACCTGGCAACTGATCGACTTCATGTACGCGGACATCGGCGGCCCGTCGACGGTCCTGACGGCGGTCGTCTTCGGGGTGGCGGCGTGGTGGTCACTGGTCGGAGCGACGGCTGAGAACCGGCCGGCGGCGACAACTCCGATGCCGATCACCGCCGAAAGGGCCATGTCCCAATGA